GTTGTGGGCCAGCTCGTCCTCGCCCAGAAACACGCGGCCAATATTTTCCTGGGCCAGCAGGGTGGCTTCGGTCTCGTTGTGGGTGCGCACCACGGTTTCGATGTGCGGGTTCAGCATGCGGGCGTTGGCCACCATCTGGCGCACGTTGAAGGCATCGGGCGTGGCGATCAGCAGCATGCTGGCGCGGGCGATGTGGGCCTGGATGAGGACTCCGGCCTCGGCGGCATCGCCCGACACGGCGGTGATGCCACTGGCGCGCAGTTGCTCCACGCGCTCGCGGTTTTGCTCCACCACCACGAAGGGGATGTCTTGCGCGTCCATCTCCACGGCCAGGCGTTTGCCCACGCGGCCATAGCCCACCAGCACCACCTGCCGGGACAGGTATTTTTCGTCGGTGGCCATGGGCAGCTCGGACAGCGGGTCGGTGCTGCGGGCCAGTTTGGCGGCCAGCGCAGGGTGGGATTGCAGCCATTTCTCCAACCCGTCTGCGGCCTTGAACACCAGCGGGTTCACCGCGATGGACAGCAGCGCGCCCGCCAGAATCAGGCTCTGTCCTTCGGGCCGCAGCAGGCCCAGGCTGGCACCCAGCCCGGCCAGGATGAAAGAGAACTCGCCAATCTGCCCCAGGCTGGCCGACACGTTCAGCGCCGTGTTCAGCGGGTAGCGAAACACCAGCACCAGCGCGGCCGCGGCGATGGACTTGCCGACGATGATGATGGCCAGCACCGCCAGCACCTGCAGCGGCTGCTCGACCAGCACCTTGGGGTCAAACAGCATGCCCACCGACACAAAGAACAGCACCGCAAAAGCTTCGCGCAGCGGCAGCGAGTCTTCGGCGGCGCGGTGGCTGAACTCGGATTCACGCATCACCATCCCCGCAAAAAAGGCCCCCAGCGCGAACGACACGCCAAACAGCATGGCCGCGCCGTAGGCGATGCTGACGGCGGCAGCGATCACGCACAGCGTGAACAGCTCGCGCGAACCGGTGCGCGCCACCAGCCACAGCAGCTTGGGGAACACGCGGCGGCCCACCACCAGCATCAGCGCCACAAAGGCCGACACCTTGAGCAGCGTCAGCCCCAGGGTCAGCCACAAACTGCCGCCACCGCCCGCTTCCTCGCCCGGCACCTTGCCGCCCAGTGCGCCCGCCAGTGGCGGCAGCAGCACCAGCACCAGCACCATGGCCAGGTCTTCCACCACCAGCCAGCCCACCGCGATCTTGCCGTTCATCGAGTCCAGGGCGCCGCGGGCCTCCAGCGCGCGCAGCAACACCACGGTGCTGGCCACCGACAGGGCCAGGCCAAACACCAGGCCTTCGCCCAGCGGCCAGCCCCAGAGGTGGGCCACGCCCGCACCCATGGCGGTGGCCACGGCGATCTGCAGCACCGCGCCGGGCAGGGCGATCTTGCGCACCGACATCAGGTCGTCCATCGAAAAATGCATGCCCACGCCAAACATCAGCAGCATCACGCCGATCTCGGCCAGCTCGGCGGCGATCTGGCCGTCGGCCACGAAACCGGGGGTGAATGGGCCGATCAGCACCCCGGCCAGCAGGTAGCCCACCAGCGCGGGCAGTTTGAAGCGCACGGCCAGATATCCAAACACCAGCGCCAGCCCGAGGGCGGTGGCGATGGTGGTGATGAGAGGGGTGCTATGCAGCATCGGCCGGGTCCTTTTGAAGTTCGATTGAATTGAGCCGCTGCACGATCTGCGCAAACAAGGGCCGTAATGCGACTGCGGTTTGCAGGCAATCGTTCCGCAAGGTGGCGAGTTCTTTGGCCGGCGGGGTGGCGTTTTCCGGGCAGTGCGCCAGCAATTCCTCCAGCAGGCAGCCAAACGCCCGCGCTTCCAGGCGTTGCAAAGCCTGTGCCTGCAGGGTATCGGTTGGCAGGAAGGAAGCCGCCCCCATATCGCCCAGCAGGCAGTGGCCGTCGGCATCGCACTGCAGGTTGTGCGCGTACAGGTCGCCGTGCAGCAGGCCGCTGGCATGCAGGTGCGCGGCGGCGGCGGCCACGCCCCGGGCGATGCGCAGCAGCTTTTCGGTGGAAAACTGCGTGCCCACCGCATACACGTCGCGGGTGCAGCTGTCCAGGCTGGGCGGACCGGCCAGGGTGGTGAAATGCGGCGGAATACAGGGCATTACCAGCCCGGCGGTGCCCTGGGGGTGCTCAGCCAGCGGGCCCAGGGTGGCGATCAGGTGCGGGTGGGCGTCCACCGCCAGGCAGGCGGCCAGCTCGCTCTGCGGCCAGCCGTCGCTGGTGACCTCGCCTTTGAACAGCTTGACGGCCACGGGCCCACCTTGCCACCCCGCCTGGTGGATCACGCCTGACGCGCCTTCGCCCAGCCGGTGCTGCAGCGTCAGGTCGCCCCAACGGATGGCGTTGTCAGGCACTTGCAGCTGCGGCGTGCCGGCCCGCGCCAACCAGGCCAGCCGGGGCAGGTGCAGCAGCCAGTCGGGCAGCGCGCCGGTATCGGCCAGGGGGTTGGCCGAGATGCGCAGCAGTTCCAGCTGCTGGCACTGCGCCAGCTCCACCGGCAGTTGCTGCAACTGGTTGCCCGCCAGCATCAGCTTCTGCAACTGCAGGCACTGGCCGATCTCGGCGGGCAGGGTGGTGAGGTGGTTGTCGGTCAATATTAGCCAGCGCAGCCGGGGCGGCAGGGCGGCGGCGGGCACCCAGCGGATCTGGCACGACTTGAAGCCCACCAGCTCCAGCTGCGCGCACTGGCCCAGCACCGCAGGCAGCTCGGTAAACGGATTGCCCGAGCAAAACACCACCCGCAGCCGGTGCAGCCGGGGCAGGTCGTCGGGCAGGCTGGTGAGCGCGTTGCCGGAGAGGTTCAACACCTCCAGCGTGTCGGCCAGGTCAAAGATTTCGCGGGGGAAAGTGGTCAGCCCGTCGGACAGGTCCAACCGCCGGATGCCCTGCAGTTCGCCAGAGCGGAGTTGGGAAAGGGTGTGCATGCCGCCTATTGTCGCGGCTGGCCCCGGCGGCTTTGCGTGCTGTGAAACTTATGGATAAAAAAGGCTTCCCACGCTGATGGAATAAGCACAAGCAGCTATCAAAATGCTAGTTTTCCGAGAACCAGCGCGTCACCACCTCCAGCGGCTGTGGGCGGCCAAACAGGTAGCCTTGCACGGTGTCGCAGCGCAACTCGGCCAGAAAGCGGCTTTGGGCTTCGGTCTCCACGCCTTCGGCCACCACCTGCAGGCCCAGCCCGTGGGCCAGGGCGATGGTGGCGCGCACGATGGCCGCGTTGTCTTTGTCGATGGTGACGTCGTGGATGAAGGAGCGGTCGATCTTCAGTTCGTCGATGGGGAAGCGCTTCAGGTAGGCCAGCGACGAATAGCCGGTGCCGAAGTCGTCCACCGACAGCCGCACGCCCAGGGCGCGGATGTCGTGCAGCAGGCCGATGACCTGGTCGGCATCGGACATGGCGGTGGTTTCGGTGATCTCCAGCCGCAGCAGGTGCGGGGGGATACCGGTCTCCTGCAGGGCCAGGCGCACCACCTGCACCAGGTCGCGGTTCAGGCACTGGCGGGCCGAGATGTTGACGGCCACCGGCACGGGCTTGAGCCCGGCGCGCAGCCACAGCGCCACCTGGCGGGCGGTATGCAACACGGCCCAGGCGCCCATGTCCACGATCAGCCCGCACTCTTCGGCCAGCCCGATGAAGCCGCCGGGCATGACCAGGTGGTCCGGCGTGCGTTGCCAGCGCATCAGCGCTTCCAGGCCGACCATCTGCCCTCCGTGGAGCGAAAACTGCGGCTGGTAGTGCAGCACAAACAGGGTTTCGCGCAGGGCCTGGCGCAGCTCCATTTCCAGCGCCAGGCGCTCGTGCGTGCGGGTGTTGATGTCGTTCGACCAGAACTGGAAGCAGGCCTGCGGCTGGGCCTTGGCGCGGTACATGGCCATGTCGGCCTTGGAGATCAGCCCGTCCAGGTCGGTGCCGTCCTGCGGAGCCATCACCACGCCCACGCTGCCCGCGCTGGGCAGGGTGATGTGGCCAAAGCTGTCGTCCAGCACGATGTCTTGCGTCAGCGCATCCACCACCTTGGTGGCGGCGGTGGCCGCACCGTCCTGGCCGCCCACGTCTTCCAGCAGCAGCACAAATTCATCACCGCCCCAGCGGGCCACGGTGTCGGTGTCGCGGCACAGCGCACGCAGGCGCTGGGCGATGGTGCGCAGCACCGCGTCGCCAGCGCGGTGGCCCAGGTTGTCGTTGATGTGCTTGAAGCGGTTCAGGTCCAGAAACAGGATCGCCGTGCTGCCGCCGCGCCGCTGCAAGCGCGACAGGGCCAGGTTCAGCCGCTCGTGCAGCAGCACCCGATTCGGCAGGCCTGTCAGGGCATCGTGGTTGGCGGCGTAGTCCAGCGCGCGGGCGGCGGCCACGGAGTCGGTCACGTCCGAGAACACCAGCACCGCGCCGTCCAACGCGCCTTCGGGGCTGCGCAGCGGGCTGGCGGTGGCGCGCAGCACGCGCAGGCCGTCGGCGGCAGGCAGTTCGAGCAGCTCGCGTACAAAGACCCGGCTGCCGCGGCCCAGGCACTCGAACACCGCCGCCACCAGGCGTTCCATGCTGTCTTCGCTGAGCGGGTAGGCGGACGACAGCGGCTGGCCCACCAGGCGCTGCCCGGGCGCGTGCGACCGGGCGGCAGGGTTGGCAAAGCGGATGGTGTGCAGCCGCGCGTCGATGGTGATGACGGCGTCGTCAATCGCCTGCAGGGTGGACTGGGCGTGCTCGCGGGTGCGCAACAGTGCGCGGTTCAGGGTGCG
This sequence is a window from Rhodoferax sp. WC2427. Protein-coding genes within it:
- the ybaL gene encoding YbaL family putative K(+) efflux transporter, translated to MLHSTPLITTIATALGLALVFGYLAVRFKLPALVGYLLAGVLIGPFTPGFVADGQIAAELAEIGVMLLMFGVGMHFSMDDLMSVRKIALPGAVLQIAVATAMGAGVAHLWGWPLGEGLVFGLALSVASTVVLLRALEARGALDSMNGKIAVGWLVVEDLAMVLVLVLLPPLAGALGGKVPGEEAGGGGSLWLTLGLTLLKVSAFVALMLVVGRRVFPKLLWLVARTGSRELFTLCVIAAAVSIAYGAAMLFGVSFALGAFFAGMVMRESEFSHRAAEDSLPLREAFAVLFFVSVGMLFDPKVLVEQPLQVLAVLAIIIVGKSIAAAALVLVFRYPLNTALNVSASLGQIGEFSFILAGLGASLGLLRPEGQSLILAGALLSIAVNPLVFKAADGLEKWLQSHPALAAKLARSTDPLSELPMATDEKYLSRQVVLVGYGRVGKRLAVEMDAQDIPFVVVEQNRERVEQLRASGITAVSGDAAEAGVLIQAHIARASMLLIATPDAFNVRQMVANARMLNPHIETVVRTHNETEATLLAQENIGRVFLGEDELAHNMGRHVLERFGKAG
- a CDS encoding leucine-rich repeat-containing protein kinase family protein; translated protein: MHTLSQLRSGELQGIRRLDLSDGLTTFPREIFDLADTLEVLNLSGNALTSLPDDLPRLHRLRVVFCSGNPFTELPAVLGQCAQLELVGFKSCQIRWVPAAALPPRLRWLILTDNHLTTLPAEIGQCLQLQKLMLAGNQLQQLPVELAQCQQLELLRISANPLADTGALPDWLLHLPRLAWLARAGTPQLQVPDNAIRWGDLTLQHRLGEGASGVIHQAGWQGGPVAVKLFKGEVTSDGWPQSELAACLAVDAHPHLIATLGPLAEHPQGTAGLVMPCIPPHFTTLAGPPSLDSCTRDVYAVGTQFSTEKLLRIARGVAAAAAHLHASGLLHGDLYAHNLQCDADGHCLLGDMGAASFLPTDTLQAQALQRLEARAFGCLLEELLAHCPENATPPAKELATLRNDCLQTAVALRPLFAQIVQRLNSIELQKDPADAA
- a CDS encoding EAL domain-containing protein gives rise to the protein MLRAGWWLAGIATALLLAWLQPAALQRLDLLAYDLLLPTHTAGAQPPVVLAIDDASLNALGRWPWPRALHAQMVDRLREAGASAIGLAVLFSEPDTQDPASDAALASAIARQGHVVLATAPAQQPDGRIAAAPLLPTLVAPDAGTPPHLGHVDVEIDLDGQSRCIHLMAGNGEADTPALALAVLQQAAPDPAWERLVPVDTLNHPPNRWVRAHEVWLPRTRGLPTLSYASALQSPQALEIVRGRAVFVGITASGLGGELVTPLAGSRATLPSVLFHAQAFEALRSHTWIESAPASLALLLALLAVSSLAAIPALPGRRLLLATALLPLPLLVSAGVLLGTRTWLPPATATLALAVALGFWLAGQLRTLNRALLRTREHAQSTLQAIDDAVITIDARLHTIRFANPAARSHAPGQRLVGQPLSSAYPLSEDSMERLVAAVFECLGRGSRVFVRELLELPAADGLRVLRATASPLRSPEGALDGAVLVFSDVTDSVAAARALDYAANHDALTGLPNRVLLHERLNLALSRLQRRGGSTAILFLDLNRFKHINDNLGHRAGDAVLRTIAQRLRALCRDTDTVARWGGDEFVLLLEDVGGQDGAATAATKVVDALTQDIVLDDSFGHITLPSAGSVGVVMAPQDGTDLDGLISKADMAMYRAKAQPQACFQFWSNDINTRTHERLALEMELRQALRETLFVLHYQPQFSLHGGQMVGLEALMRWQRTPDHLVMPGGFIGLAEECGLIVDMGAWAVLHTARQVALWLRAGLKPVPVAVNISARQCLNRDLVQVVRLALQETGIPPHLLRLEITETTAMSDADQVIGLLHDIRALGVRLSVDDFGTGYSSLAYLKRFPIDELKIDRSFIHDVTIDKDNAAIVRATIALAHGLGLQVVAEGVETEAQSRFLAELRCDTVQGYLFGRPQPLEVVTRWFSEN